In a single window of the Subtercola sp. PAMC28395 genome:
- a CDS encoding YdeI/OmpD-associated family protein, giving the protein MKFRTTLQASGKTATGIHVPTEVYESLGSAKRHAVTVTINGYSYRSTVTPYRGEIMLPVSAEVRSGAGIAAGDEIEVEIVLDEQPREVIVPEDFAAALDAAPAARTFFDSLSYSNKRRFTVTIDDAKTPETRQRRIEKSVATLATGTL; this is encoded by the coding sequence ATGAAATTTCGCACGACCCTGCAGGCCAGTGGCAAGACGGCCACAGGAATCCACGTGCCGACAGAGGTCTACGAATCGCTCGGCTCAGCAAAACGTCACGCCGTGACCGTCACGATCAACGGGTACTCCTACCGCAGCACGGTGACGCCGTACCGCGGCGAGATCATGCTGCCAGTGAGCGCTGAAGTCCGCTCCGGGGCAGGAATCGCTGCCGGCGACGAGATCGAGGTCGAGATCGTGCTCGACGAACAGCCTCGCGAAGTGATCGTTCCCGAGGACTTTGCCGCCGCTCTCGACGCGGCGCCTGCCGCCCGCACCTTCTTCGACTCGCTCTCGTACAGCAACAAACGCCGGTTCACCGTCACTATCGATGACGCGAAGACACCCGAGACCCGCCAGCGACGCATCGAGAAGTCCGTGGCCACTCTCGCCACAGGAACGCTCTAG